Within the Vigna angularis cultivar LongXiaoDou No.4 chromosome 10, ASM1680809v1, whole genome shotgun sequence genome, the region TCTCTGTACGtaagaacgttcggttttggaattttgtgattagtgtaagactgcatgttttaactgttaattgtaattaattctaatttatggtaattactatattttagGATGTTACAATGGTTAACTATACAAGTTTATggttaactataaaatagtttgtttgaattgaactaaactaaaaaaatagtttagagaaattgaaataaattattttctagtTCGATGTACTTATATGATCATGCATTTTATTCTTCTATAACATATTCATTGCTTAATTAATAtcagaaaaatcaaatatcagaaaaatcaaatatcagCACTAATAGGGAATTAATATCAGCAGCAGGAACATTATACATACAATTATATGATATCAGAAATATTTACAGTATAAAACGCCCTCAACGAAATAATATTTACACTATTTCATGTGATCCCATTATCATTTAGAATTAGTACATCTGAAATTATTGAGTAAAAAAGCATACAAAATGCATGATCTTATAAGGGCAAAAAATTGTAGGTTTAAAAACCAAATTTGAGATAGCAAATGATACATTGAGTGTAATGCTTTTTAAGAAAGAATATATAAGTTTTCCCGAAAAGCTATTAAATAGAaatgtaaagaaagaaacaattCATAAGTTAACTAGACCCAAACTattaaaaagttcaatttttttaaaactgaactataaaatattataattagtttttaataaaaagcggtttagtttttcttaaatataatatagtatagataAGTTGATTACAATTTGCTTAATTATGCCCATCCTAGTTGTGTGTATGTGCATATGTTTTGTGGGAGGGTTTCAAACTCTATGTATTACACTCTCcctaacttttaattttattttatgtttttttagttaGTTTTAGAGTTGGGCCGAGAAGCCCAGAGGAAAGAGTGGTTTACCCTCTGCACTTTCAACTTCTCATATCTGacctttttaaaaatttcaattttaatcttaattaatatttctttagttttttctCTTTCACTTTGCACCCTTTAGAAATTTACACGGAATTTGAACTTcgatttataaattttttaaatttcatttttaaatttaaaatttaataatactctaatttattttaaaattttaatattatctaatatacatttatattttaataattattaaaatataatttttattattataataattatattaaaaaataaaactaaaaataattaaaataaaaatagtaataatgaaaataaaaaaataatataagatctgaaatatattaaattatattagttattaaattaaaattaaagaattattaaattttaaataaaaaataaaattaaaaaaaactgtttatcatttgttttttaaattaaaaaaattttaaaaaaatccgataaatatttttaaaagtttgttttttaattaaaatttcataattattttgtttaattaaaattctaatattatttaatatatttttatattttaataattattaaaatatgatttatattataataataattatataaaaaaaataaaaataaagtaattaaaataaaaaaaaataattatataaaatttgatttaatttatttaaatatattaaattatattaaaatatcaaattaaattaaataattattaaattttaaataaaaaactaaattttagaaaactttGTTTATCTAAAATATGTTATTGAATTTcgataaacaattttttttttaaatttttttatttaaaatttaataattatttaatttaatttaaaattttatatattatttatagtatttattttttatttttatttattttaattatttttatttttagttttttaatataattattataatagtagaaattatattttaataattattaagatataaatgtatattaaataatattaaaattttaaattaagttaaattattattaaattttaaatttaaaaatgtaatttaaaaaatttataaagcgGATTCTAAAATTcgtataaagtttaaaatttattaaaagagtgtaaaataaaaaatattataggttgattaaagttaaaaaaggaATTTTTAGAATTATAGGTTGAGAGATTGAATATGGAGTGAAACGGCCCAGAGGGAAAGGTGAGAGGGGAAAGCGGGAGACCTGGTTTCGTTCACTAAGCGCGAGAgttctttttcctttatttttcccttttcttttggGGAACCCTAGGGACAGGAGGTGTGTTGCGGCGAGAAAGAGACGCATGTTTAAAGTTCAATAGAAGGACAAGTCTCTGTGAGAAAGGACCAATTTCAGGCATGGGAAGCTGTTTAGTATGTTTAATTGTGTGTGCGGTGAATGACATGCTTTCGCTATTCTTTTATGTTCATATGGGTATTGATGAATTGAGTATGCaatatttgttaaattgatATTGAATTGTTTTGGGTAATTAAGTACATCGTGATGAACTAGATTATggaaaattatatgaatattagcatgtgtttttttttttgtggttaCGGAATATACAAACTTGGGTGACAAATAGGTAATTTGATGTTTGGACTATTATGGGGTAACGGAAGATGAGAGTTCTCCTCTGTTTTCTGTTTAAACagtagtaaaatttaataatacaaatgtGTCTCTTGTTTCGTAACTATTTATGGGATTAGTATTATATGGTAATGTTATATATGTAAAGCTTCTCTTAAATGGAAAGAAGAATAGGATAGTTGTGGATGGATATGGGTATATAATGGGTTATGTTTGAAAGTTGGTAATTATAGTGGAATTAAGAATGTGCTGGAAAATTGTGTATGCATCGTGGTGTTTTGTTATTCTGAATTCGACTGGCAGTTGGAGTTTGGAATGTATGAGATTAGTAATCTTAATTAAACAATTCTATGAGaagtgttggaagtcccatattgactagagataaagttaatttataatatataagtgggtgtagATATTatcttacaagccggttttgtggatgttgagttaggtttaaagttcactACTTAACCGAGAGCTAAACTGATTATGTTTGGATTTTATTATTGTCTTTATTCTTATCTCATGAATGAAATGATGTATCAAGATGATGGTTTGGGTTGATAAGAACTTGTACGGAAATTTTAGTTAGGTTTGATGCTGGTTGGAAAATTTGGGAATTTTTGTATCTTGTGGTGGTTTAATTATATGGTCGTGATATGCTTGATTGTATGAATTCCTTTTGGGCTCAGTGGTATTGAAATTGAGTATTCATAATTGGGAAACTCGTATATGTTCTGTTGAATTGAATTGGGGATTTGTTATGAGTTGAAATAATAGGTATATAACTTGAAGTAATTTTAAAGGGATAAAGTGGGATATATATGTTTGAATTAAAACTGTGTTTGTGGTCTGGAAAAGATAAGGTGCGAATTGGAGGGGACATATGTATGCATTCATTTTGAATAGTTGATATTGAATTGGAAATGGTCTTGTCATGATTTGGAACGTGGGAAACTTGTATGATATTACATTCGAATGAAAACAGGGGAATAAGTTTGATGCAGTTGGAATTTGGGGTAGTAATTAATAATTGAGTTGGAAAGAGTAATATAGGGATAATATAGGTGTAGTGTAAATGGGTACTGTTTGAACTAGGTGGAATCAagatctaaaaacaaaaatcagaaaatgggTTAAGGTAAAGAATTGTTGATATTTGATTGGTGATGTGTcgtttattttaatctattaaaatcataagaaaataaaataagtaatactGGGACGAGAATTTAAAAGTGGTGAATGAATTGTCTTTATTCTATGAATTGAGTTTGTACAAGTTAGGGAATGGAGATGCTATGCTTTCACGTACTGTTcggttaaaattataaagaatcaaTATATGGGTTTTAGAATGATTAGTAAAGAGCCAAGTATGACttgattataaattagttttggaAGAAAAGAACTCTGGATATGTTAGATAATTGATGaaccataatttttttagtgattAAATAATTGGATATAGTATGAACTGGTAGGGCAGGGGTAGTATATATGAAGCTTTGGCATATACATGTAAGATCATCACTAATGAGTAAAGACACTAATATGATATGTTGGGAAGCTTctttagaaagaaaattctgtataaaaaaaaaccttattGTTTGCTGTCACGAAGACTTCCTGTTAGCTgctataaattttgtttatatattgttgTCTTTGCTGTATAGACTACATAAATGGTGCACCAAAAAAAATTTTGGTGTCTTTGCTgtaaaatctgcataaaacctttgttgtttttgctgtaaaatctgcataaaaccTTTGCTGTCTTTGCTGTAAAATTTGCACATAACCTTTGCTGTCTTTGCTgtaaaatctgcataaaaccTTTGCTGTCTTTACTGTAAAATCTACATAAAACCTTTGCTGTTACTGCACCTAATACCTTGCTGTTTGGGCTGTTCTGGATGCTATTATTGCAATTAAAACTTTGCTGTTTGCTGCCCAAAAAGTCTTGCTGTTTTGGTTAAAATGGTGCAGAAATTCTTTGCTGTTTTGggttaaaaacataaaatattttctgtAATTGCTGTAAAAATTGCATAAAATGCTTGTTGGATGCTATTATGATATTGATATAAAGTCTTGTTCTTGCTGAAAAATAATTGCAGGATTGAtgttagaaaattaaattgatgGTATGATTTATACATTGTCTGTGGATGTTGGTTGGTTACGTCAAAGTGGAGTGTTAAAGGGGTATGATCAATcttgatattataattttgctGAATTAATTTCAGATTTGTATATGATTTGTCGTGTTATGAATCTTGATTAATCAATGAAACTGGTGGATATAGATTGATAGCTTGTGATGTAGAGATAGTATAATGATCGAGCCTTTAAAGATATTGGAACGTAACAGAGAAATTGGTGGCTGTTTTAAGTAGTTTAAATGCGATGCGTTTGTGCTTATGAATTGGTTAACATTGATATGATGGTTTAGTGTGTATATCTGTTGGATGGAGTGATTGTGTTGATCATAATTATGTTTGGACAATTTTGTTCACGGGTGTTGTATGCTTGATGTTATATGGCTGTTTTGATATCACTTTGATTGAATTGGTTGTCATATGGAATATCTTTTGCTTTCAAGTTGTCTAGTCATGTTTGGTGAACACTTGAGAAATGATAGAATTAGCAATGTCCAAGTAAGGTTGGTATGGATAGACTTAGAGTGTACCCTGGGGCTATGAAATGGTTTAGAGAGTTGGTTAGAATACTCGAGGTTGGGGTCTTCCTTTCGCTTGCAAGTAGCAATGAAGGGGAGCACTCTTCGACTGTATTGAGACAGTAAGAGTGGGTTGGATTACTCAACCCCCGATAGGGGTATGGTTTGTGCTTGGTGTTGATACCCGAGGTTGGGGTCTTCCTTACGCTTGCAAGTAGCAGCGAAGGGGAGCACTCTTCCGACTGTATTGAGACAGTAAGAGTGGGTTGGACTACTCAACCCCCGATAGGAGTATGGTTTGATAATTGTTAGACCACTGGAAGTAATGTACCATGAGGGAAATAATTGGTTTGTTGTCGTGGTCAAATTGTGCATTGTTTGAATACGGGTGATATCATATTTTTGAGTGGTTTTGCTTGTTTGGTTATGTGTCATTTTTACGTTAACTCATCATTACATTTGTTTGTGTGTGGTGTACAATGATAGTATAACTTATATTATGAGACCTCAAATAGGGAATGCATATGATTTTAAAGTTGCGGTTTAACAGAGTGGGGATTTACATCTGCGAATATTGCTTCaagttttatttagtttatgcAAAAGATTAAAGAATTGTACCAAACTCATTATTATTGAATTGGAATTGTTTAATGACTATTtcaagatatataattttttttttctttataaaattttatgctATATATCGAAATTCTTTATGTTTAATATACTAaatgaatttcagatttgagACCTGACAAATTTTGCATATTGATGTATTTGTAGacaatttaaattgaatatttgaatCGTAACAATTAAAATGATCGAACATAAATTGAGAAGTCACTCTTGACACGccgaaattttaaattttgctgCATTTTCATAACATCCAAATTAAGGGTGTTACAATTGTAGAATACATATATAACTTAAAGAattgtgtaattttttattctaaaccctctatattatatttttgaagtACATAATTTCTTATGAGGTTGTCTGGCAATAATGTTTGAGGTTAGTAAGTACCAGGAATAAGGATTGTTAAGGTGTAAATTGGGTTTTATAGGTGCAAGAAGAAAGAGGTTGTTAGAAGATAAAATATCAGGGCCGAACCGTGAAAAGCCCAACCACATTTTCAGAGGCACGCATCACTCTGATACTGTTCGTTCGATCACGACAACGAATTCAGACAGTAACACTTCTTTGAACTCACTCTTGGTTCGTTGAAATTGAAACCAAGAGTaacattttttatgaattagCGTAACTATTACTTCAGAAAGCATCATCACTTGAATTATATGTTACTGAAAATTTTACAATGGGAGTGATAAAGGATGGAACAATCTCAGGGGTTATACCCGAACCTGAAGGATTTTTGGTGCACTATCCTGCGTATCCTTCGTCTATCTCTCGAGCTGTTGACACTCTTGGTGGAATTCAAGGCATTCTCAAGGTATTGCTAACCCTAATTTCGTTGTATGATTAGATTGATTAATCAATGTCGTTGCCTATTACtgttatttttgttcaaattatgatttttttatggcTTTTTCTTTCTACTTCCTTCACGCTGATTGCAGCTTCTGTTAATTTTTGCTTTTGGAGTGATGTTTTAGGCTCGGAGTTCACAATCAAACAAGTTAGAGCTCCGTTTCCGTCCGGAAGACCCGTATTCGCACCCTGCATTTGGGGAGCTACGTCCCACCAACACTCTGCTTCTCAAAATTTCGAAGAGAAAGTCTCCCAGTGTTCGTGAAGCCAAAGAAGCTTCTAGCAGCTCCGGAGTGAAAAATGGGGAGCAAGAAAATCAACCGGAAAGTGAGCGGAAGCAAGAGGAAAGTCTTTGTGCTGACATCGTTGCTCGAGTTACTGACGCTTATTTTTTTGACGGTTAGGCACTTGAAAgtgttactttttcttttttcttttatagaatttaattagatttatgCAACTTCTTAAACGAGTTATACGGTTGatttcatttttgtattttaaaaaaaataaagggatGGCGGACTACCAGCATGTGATTCCAGTCCATGCTGATGTTGCCAAGAGGAAGAAGCGTAATTGGTCAGAGCTAGAAGAGCCGCTTTTTGGtgaatattttgtttcaatgtttCTGTTACTTCAACATAATGTCTGTGGTGTGTTTAATGGCTGTTATTAAAAGTTAGTGGCTTGTGTTGTGTTCTGTCATAGATAAAGGTGTTTTCATGGATCCGGATCATGAGGATGTTATGATTATAGTGCCTCCAATTTTTTCTCCAAAAGATGTGCCAGAAAATTTAGTGTAAGTTTCTATGAAATTTCTTGTTTAGTGATCAGATACTTAATTTAATAGAGAAGTCAGGGAACAACATGCAATACCATAATTGTtcaaaatacaaagaaaatgaTCTGGACATTATTCTCAATCTTCATGATGAGGAAAGCTCTAGAGACTGGCTTGAGAGGATATTTATTGTGTTATCTGtcattcttttttgttttagcTCTTCTAGTTCATTTCTAGTTTTCAGGATtagtttgtttaaaattattttgtcatCTTGTGTACATTTATAGTGTATTGCCTCTGTGGTACCTTTCAGCGAGGCTGTATTTCTTGCCAATTTATATCTGTATGTTCTGTAAAAAATTTCTGCAGTTTGCGGTCTTCGGAGAATATGACACACTAGATTCTTAAAATGGatgtatttaatatattcatttctCGTGTCTTTTCTCTCCACTGATGGAATGGGAGTTGGCAATGAAGTTCTCAGTTATACTTGGTTTTCCTTTTAGTTGTCTGCATCATAAGTTTCTTATTGTAACTTTTGTTAGTTAACCTTGTAAAGATTTGACTGGCAATTTTATCTTGTGTTAACTTTATGTTGAAGCGACTTAGTCCTTTTCTTATTTCAGTTTGAGACCAGCTGCCATGCCGAGCTCAAAAAAGAAACAAGAGGAAGTTGTACAACAACATCATTTCGAGGTAAGGATAATTCAGATAAATTTCTTAATAGGATATAGGCATAAAATTTAATCACTTTCGTAGGTAGGAGTATATCAGTTACATTTGGTAAGTGTTGATGACTTGTCTGAGTCTCTTTGGCTCCTTGTCACAATTACATCTCTGCAGAATCCTTCATGAGTCTattgattgaaattttttattaattagtcTGACCCATTCGTTATCTGTGCAACCTTCTATCATCCTGACATTTCATACATATAAACATGTAAATACCTTTTCCTTGTGGGGCCCAGTAATAACTACATTAAAGTAAAAGGGTTAGATATATCTAGAGAGAGGTGAATGAAGTACCTACCgtactaaatataaaattaaataaacacacacacacatactcaACAACACAGAcccttttaatattttaggaTCTAATTGCGAGGTATGAGACTTGAATCCTACATTGTTAGTATATAATGGTAGTGTGATGTTCATAAGGCTTTGGGCTCTCCAATTACAATGGCTAGCTTATGTTGTGTGGTCTTCCAATATTCTTATCAATTGGTATTATAGATTTCCGCCATGTCTCTCTGCTGCAAACACATTGCAGTGTTTGCTGAGGACTGGTCAAACGGCTAATAAGTATATAGCTGCCTGTGTAGTTTCTGGGACTGTAGGGTGTGGTTTAATGTTAGGATTCAACTGTAAGGTACAGGCCATGAACCCATGTTGTATGAGATTCAAATATGGGATTTATTAGCCCTTGGGATTTTCCACTGTAACAGctagtatttgtgttgttcacCCATGCTTCTTGTCATAGGACAAATAAGTGTCAGGCTTATGAATCTTTAAGTGGTACTTTCATGTCACTAGTCCTGTTAAGAATCAGTATTCATTTAAAAGAATTGAATTTAGAGTTAGTGGTTTAATGAAATAAGGGACCTTCAATTGTTAGCAGTTGAGTGCATTGGAAGCTAAAAATAAGGATTTAGAAGAAAATATACTAGAAGAATCCAACCCAAACTATCCTATATAAATTAGCAGAGAAATTGATAGGATCTAATAAGATCAAAAGGGTTTGTATTGACTGGCTGATTTACCACTCTAGTTTCTGTGACCTGTGAAACTAAAATTCCAAATAAAATTAGGGTCTTGACCTAAAGGAACATTAATTATCGTTGGCTTGTGCAAAATAGAGAGATAATAGGTATGTAAAGCTtcaaaaaaaaggaaagatcTAAGTTTCCTTTGAAAAATTTATACTCTTGTTCTGTTTCTGGTAAAAAATTCGTTACTGAAATCAAATGACAGTTTTTTTTCCATGGTGATAGTTGTTAATTTGTCATTTATTTTCGGCAGTAATGAAAAATATCCATAATGAAAATCTGTGGATACTAGGTGACATAtacattaaaaagaattaaaatgaattgtgtAATTTTTTGCTTTGCTGTCATCGGTCATATgcattattttaagaaaaactttCCTTGTGATGTGTGCAGATGGACATGGAGATGGAGCCAGTCCTTGCActtgattttgatattaaagATATCCTTTTATCAATTGGTAGAATCATCGTatttcaaacttatttaagttaTAAAGTTCTATTTGATTATATTATGCCTATTTTTATCGTTTTAGCTCcttttagtgtattttttttttcctaaattgCTTTTATAGTATACATTTGAACCCTTCTTGATTAATTTTAGCACATTGCCAATATCAACAAAGTACTTGCAAATTAATACTATTATTTAGTATCTCACTATTGCTGCATGTTCAGTGTATTTTCCTATTTGGAcccattaatttttattttaaattttatataaattttatagtttttctctttgttgatatttcttcactttttgaataaaattttggaaaaagtTTTCCGATAAATAGATCTTAGTGCAATTTGCACTTTGTGCTTCTATATTTCCTTAGCTATCCTACATATTCCTAAGAAAGTGAATTGGGAGGAATACATACCACAAGGCTCAGATCAGTGGGAGTTACAGATGGTTGTATCTGGAATGTTTGATGAGCGACCTATATGGTCCAAAAATTCTCTTACTGAACGCTTGCACAAGAAGGGCTTAAGCTTTTCGCATGGCATGCTCAGAAGGTGACTGAAGTAAATTCAGGGGATTAGCTTTTGGAAATTCTAATAATTGAATTGCGAGTGACCATCTGTTCTTTCTTGCAGGCTTCTATCTAGAATTTCTTATTACTTTTCCAGTGGCCCGTTTCTGAGGTTCTGGATCAAGAAAGGATATGATCCACGCAAGGATCCCAATTCTCGCATGTGAGACTTACtttataaattctaaataatGCCTTGGATTCTAGTTATGGATTTGCACTAAAAAGGTGTTTggtaaatattgtattattctttcaaaatgatgacaaaatctaatttattatttttcattccaTTTGGTTTCCTATTTCCTCATTTTGAGTCTGTCTAGCTTAACCTAATCCTTTTTCGTTAACTTTCTCAATGATGGTTGATGGACGATGTAGGGTAGTATGACCTGGAATTTCCAGTTAGTTTAGAGTATTAGCTTTGAATTTTCAATATTGTACAATGTTAGGTTTAAAAAGGCATATCATAaaatttgggtttttttttgtgtggaaAATTGTGCCTTTACTTTAGGTGCTTGCATGGCCTTTTAATTCAAGCCTTTTTACCTAGTCTTACTTTTTACCTAGAATTTATTACTACTTTGTAATTTGCTTAAGAGCCATTATGTTGGTCCCTACAGTACAGCAATTCACCTTAGTTTGGTAACACCTAGGCACAAAATGAACCGACGCTGAGATACACGATTACAGCCATCATTGCAACTACCTCATTGACTTCCTCTTTCATTTTTTGAGGCAACGACCAATGACTTGTTGGTATCTATCAGAGCAGTAAAATACAACAGGAGTAAGAAACATGTGCTCCAGGGGTGTACCCTCTGAACTAGGATCAGTTGTCCTTAGGAGCTTCACAGGTTTTGGTAAGACCAAGATGAGTTGGCTTTCTAGCTAAATATATGCTACTTTTGGTGTATTTAGCTTTAATCCCTTTTCAAGTtctattttcagattttatATCAGATCAGGGCGAGGATTCTTTTTATAGATTATCTATTTTTTGTTCCATGCCTCTTCTTAGGAGTCCCTCGCACCGATATGAAGAAACTGGATGGCTTATTTGTTAATCTGGTTTCAGATTCCGTTCTGGTTCATAATTGATCAACTATCCATGAGCTTCCTATGATATTTGCCTATAACATTGAATCTtcaaatatgaatttatatattttttaccaaGGTTTTAATAACACACAATCTTCATTCCGTCAAGTATTTTTTCAGTGAATTTTTGTTTGCTGTACTTTTGttcaataaatttgaattttcaatctGTTGACTACATTTAGCCTTTTGGTTTAGCAGTTATCAAAGAATCGATTATCGAGTACCTGTCCCATTACGAAGTTACTGTGATGCTCATTCAGCCAATAAGTAagtctttttcttcactttatcTCTTTCTATGTTAACAAAGCTGTTGACTGTGATTTGGAATCACAAAagtgaagagaagagaaagagatcACTGGAATTTACTACAAtcacaattaaatttatttgctGACCTCTAGGTTGATACAACATATCTGGTTTTTGCCACTAAGTTGTTTTCTCATTCGTTATTATCTTGCTATTTAAGTTGTTTCTCATTTGAAAGGGCTATTATTTCATGCAGATCAAAACATAAATGGGAGGATATATGTGCTTTTCGTGTCTTCCCTTACAAGTTCCAGACTTCCTTGCAGTTTTTTGACcttgttgatgattatattcAATCAGAAATAAAGAAGCCTCCACTCCGAACAACTTGCACTGTACTTCTTTTATATGAAATCTTATTTAATATCTCGCTAATTATGCTGCACATTTTGTGCAGACATACTCACATTTTGTGCTGACACACTTGATATCGCCTGACTTTTAATAGACAAGCATGCTTT harbors:
- the LOC108334828 gene encoding uncharacterized protein LOC108334828 isoform X2, with amino-acid sequence MGVIKDGTISGVIPEPEGFLVHYPAYPSSISRAVDTLGGIQGILKARSSQSNKLELRFRPEDPYSHPAFGELRPTNTLLLKISKRKSPSVREAKEASSSSGVKNGEQENQPESERKQEESLCADIVARVTDAYFFDGMADYQHVIPVHADVAKRKKRNWSELEEPLFDKGVFMDPDHEDVMIIVPPIFSPKDVPENLVLRPAAMPSSKKKQEEVVQQHHFEMDMEMEPVLALDFDIKDIPKKVNWEEYIPQGSDQWELQMVVSGMFDERPIWSKNSLTERLHKKGLSFSHGMLRRLLSRISYYFSSGPFLRFWIKKGYDPRKDPNSRIYQRIDYRVPVPLRSYCDAHSANKSKHKWEDICAFRVFPYKFQTSLQFFDLVDDYIQSEIKKPPLRTTCTYATGWFSQHMINCIRQRLMVRFLSVFPKPGGESLHKAAISKFEKLRRESYRHAMKLDEEECQQPNLGLEEHEELDNAEDEEEEAAEGNDSEEEWEEELDLAGDIQIPLQSQSYTNIENFSRTHLQELFGSFPHNEVDGANLQTNGSDEEYHIYEEDSEENSSGE
- the LOC108334828 gene encoding uncharacterized protein LOC108334828 isoform X4, whose translation is MPSSKKKQEEVVQQHHFEMDMEMEPVLALDFDIKDIPKKVNWEEYIPQGSDQWELQMVVSGMFDERPIWSKNSLTERLHKKGLSFSHGMLRRLLSRISYYFSSGPFLRFWIKKGYDPRKDPNSRISYQRIDYRVPVPLRSYCDAHSANKSKHKWEDICAFRVFPYKFQTSLQFFDLVDDYIQSEIKKPPLRTTCTYATGWFSQHMINCIRQRLMVRFLSVFPKPGGESLHKAAISKFEKLRRESYRHAMKLDEEECQQPNLGLEEHEELDNAEDEEEEAAEGNDSEEEWEEELDLAGDIQIPLQSQSYTNIENFSRTHLQELFGSFPHNEVDGANLQTNGSDEEYHIYEEDSEENSSGE
- the LOC108334828 gene encoding uncharacterized protein LOC108334828 isoform X3; this encodes MADYQHVIPVHADVAKRKKRNWSELEEPLFDKGVFMDPDHEDVMIIVPPIFSPKDVPENLVLRPAAMPSSKKKQEEVVQQHHFEMDMEMEPVLALDFDIKDIPKKVNWEEYIPQGSDQWELQMVVSGMFDERPIWSKNSLTERLHKKGLSFSHGMLRRLLSRISYYFSSGPFLRFWIKKGYDPRKDPNSRISYQRIDYRVPVPLRSYCDAHSANKSKHKWEDICAFRVFPYKFQTSLQFFDLVDDYIQSEIKKPPLRTTCTYATGWFSQHMINCIRQRLMVRFLSVFPKPGGESLHKAAISKFEKLRRESYRHAMKLDEEECQQPNLGLEEHEELDNAEDEEEEAAEGNDSEEEWEEELDLAGDIQIPLQSQSYTNIENFSRTHLQELFGSFPHNEVDGANLQTNGSDEEYHIYEEDSEENSSGE
- the LOC108334828 gene encoding uncharacterized protein LOC108334828 isoform X1: MGVIKDGTISGVIPEPEGFLVHYPAYPSSISRAVDTLGGIQGILKARSSQSNKLELRFRPEDPYSHPAFGELRPTNTLLLKISKRKSPSVREAKEASSSSGVKNGEQENQPESERKQEESLCADIVARVTDAYFFDGMADYQHVIPVHADVAKRKKRNWSELEEPLFDKGVFMDPDHEDVMIIVPPIFSPKDVPENLVLRPAAMPSSKKKQEEVVQQHHFEMDMEMEPVLALDFDIKDIPKKVNWEEYIPQGSDQWELQMVVSGMFDERPIWSKNSLTERLHKKGLSFSHGMLRRLLSRISYYFSSGPFLRFWIKKGYDPRKDPNSRISYQRIDYRVPVPLRSYCDAHSANKSKHKWEDICAFRVFPYKFQTSLQFFDLVDDYIQSEIKKPPLRTTCTYATGWFSQHMINCIRQRLMVRFLSVFPKPGGESLHKAAISKFEKLRRESYRHAMKLDEEECQQPNLGLEEHEELDNAEDEEEEAAEGNDSEEEWEEELDLAGDIQIPLQSQSYTNIENFSRTHLQELFGSFPHNEVDGANLQTNGSDEEYHIYEEDSEENSSGE